CGCAGGGGTATGAAACGCTCCAGACCAAGGATGGTCGCGAAGCTCTGAAGCTCGCGCGCGAACATCGACCGGACCTCGTTCTGATGGATATCCAGTTGCCGGAAGTCTCGGGACTCGAAGTCACGAAGTGGATCAAGGAGGACGAAAACCTCCGTGATATTCCGGTGATCGCCGTGACGGCATTTGCCATGAAGGGCGATGAGGAAAAAATACGCCAGGGCGGCTGCGAGGCCTATATCGCCAAGCCGATCTCGGTCTCGGAATTTCTGGAAACGGTGCAGAAATTTATCGACGCCTGACGCGGCCATTGCGCGTCGCAGCCATAATCTGTCCATGAAAAAAAGCCGCCCGATGGGCGGCTTTTGCGTTTTGACCTCCCGGCATGGCCGGGCGCGCCAATTCGCTATTTCATCTTTTCTTCCTTGAACGTCACATGCTTGCGCACGACCGGGTCGTATTTGCGCATCTCGAGCTTCTCCGGCTTCTGTCGCGGGTTCTTCTTCGTGACGTAGTAATAACCGGTGTCCGCCGAACTGACGAGTTTCACAAGGATGGTAGCGGGTTTCGCCATGGTCTTTGTCCTGTGGCTTGAAATCTGGCCGGGAAGATACCGTGCAACCCGCGCAAGTCAAGCGGTGAAGGCATTTATCGCTGTGCGACTGCCGTGTTGGCCTGGTGCAGCAGGGACGCATAGAGACCCTGATCCGCTAGTATCGCGCTCGCCAGTGCAACGTCGACATCCGGTGAGCCTCCATCGGACGGGCAAATCTGGCGCAGCCCGATCCGGTCGGCGGTGTCGGTATTGCCCGTCGCGCGCCAGTTTCCGAGCTGCCCGGCAAGCACATTTTCCCCGTCGCGCACGGCCGGTACCAGTGCCGCGGCAGATTTCAGATCCCCCCCGCCATGGGTGCACACCGTCGGCAGCACCCCCAGGTCATGAATGCGATACCCGGAAGGTGCGAGAATCCGCGACCAGGTAAGCGTGATTTC
This region of Alphaproteobacteria bacterium genomic DNA includes:
- a CDS encoding response regulator yields the protein MSKTVLIVEDNELNMKLFHDLLEAQGYETLQTKDGREALKLAREHRPDLVLMDIQLPEVSGLEVTKWIKEDENLRDIPVIAVTAFAMKGDEEKIRQGGCEAYIAKPISVSEFLETVQKFIDA
- the rpmG gene encoding 50S ribosomal protein L33, giving the protein MAKPATILVKLVSSADTGYYYVTKKNPRQKPEKLEMRKYDPVVRKHVTFKEEKMK